Within the Micromonospora citrea genome, the region GCCGGGCCAGCCGGGCGTCGCTGAAGGAGGCGAGCAGCACCCGGTCGCCGGCCTCGACGCGCCCGATGGTGGCCACGGTCGCCTCGACGCCGCCGTCGGCCTTCACGTCGATGTTGAACCGCACCTGCGGCCAGGCGTCGAGGACCTCGTCGAGGCGGGGGACCACGGCGGCGCCGCCGACGCGCACCGACGCCAGGTCGGTCCAGCGCAGGTCGGCGATGCGCCCCGGCTCGCCGGTGACCCGGTCCAGCGTGGCGTCGTGGAAGACCACCGCGACGCCGTCGGCGGTGCCGTGCACGTCGGTCTCGACGTACCGGTAGCCGAGCCCGACGGCCCGCGCGAACGCCGCGACGGTGTTCTCGTCGCCCTCGGCGGCGCCGCCGCGGTGGGCGAACGCCAGCGGAGCGGGGGCGTCCAGGTAGGGGTGACCGGTCAGCACGCGACGCAGTATGCCGGTCCCCGGTTGCCGCACGGCGACCAGCCCGTGACCGTCGATCTCCGGCGCGAACGCATCGGTGCCGTCGTCGGCTCGCTGTGCCGGCGACCCCCGGATGACCGTCGTGTGAGCCCTTCCGGGTCGCATCCGGTCTTCCACCCGTCGACCCGCGGGAGTCGCCGACCTACCGCATGGCCGGCCCCCGCGCCCTTGGTGGAGGCCGCCATTGCGTCACCCGGTGTGACATCGCGGGTGAATCACTCTCCGTAGCTCACGGCGGGTTCGAGCCGGGTATCGTCACCGGGCCCTTTGCTCTGCACCCTGATCCGCACCACCCCGCTGAGCTGCTGACTCGGCACTCGCCGTTGTGCCGGTCCGGCCGGCGTACCTCACTCTCAGTGGCTGGCGCGTCGGTGGGTGCAGAGCAAAGGGCCGACGGCGTGTGCGGGAGGGAAGCGTCCGCCTTGCACGTTGAGTGACGATCGGATGCGCGCGGAAGGGCGGTTGGACGCTCCGGTGAGCGGTGGGACCCCCGCAGGTGTCAGCCGGCGCGGCGCGGCTGATAGCGCCCTGACGCGCGGTGACGCGGCCGAGTCCCGGAGTTCAGGCGGAGCGGTGCCGGCGGTGGGAGCGACTGGTGTCGGTCGGGCGGCCGGGGTCGACGTGGCGGGGGCGGTCGGGCTCGTCGGGGCGTAGCGGCACGAGGGCGTCGGTGATGGCGTCGACGATCCGGTCGGTGGCCCGCCGCGCGGCGCCGGGCGCGCCGTGGGTGAGGTCGGCCAGTTCGACGGGCGCGCCGAAGTGCACGCGCAGCGCCGGGCGGCGCCACACCGCGCGCGCCAGGCCGCGCAGCAGGCCCTTCGGGGCGCGGTAGGGCACCACCTCGTGGGAGCCCCACTGGGCGACGGGGATCACCGGGGCGCCGCAGGCCAGGGCGAGGCGGGCGGTGCCGGTCTTGCCGCGTTCGGGCCACATGCCGGGATCCAGGCCGATGCGCCCCTCCGGGTAGACCAGGATCACGGAGCCGCCGGAGACCGCCGCCGCGGCGTCGTCGAGGGCCTGGCCGACGGCGGCGGTGCCCCGGTCGACGCGGATGTGCCCGGCGCGGCGCATGGCGGCGCCGATGACGGGGGTGCGGAACAGTCCGCCGGTGGCCATTATCCGCGGGGCGACGCCGCGGGCGCGGCAGGCGGCGGCGAGCACGATCGGGTCGAACGGGCTGATGTGGTTGGCGGCCAGGATCAGCGGGCCCCGGCGTAGCGCCTCGGGCACGTCGCCGCTGACCTCCAGGCGGGCCAGGAGCGCGACGGCGACGCGGGCGAGCAGCAGCGCGGCGCGCCAGATCAGCGGCGGCTGCCAGGTCGGGCGGGTGGTGTCCATCAGCGCGCAATGGTCGCACGCGGGCACCGGCGCGCCCGGCGCGGGTCGCGTACGGGGGCCGGGCCGTCCGGCAGAGGTGATCAGGGTCATTGGTCCCGGGTCGCTTCGGGACCCCCGCCCCTGCCGGTTTCTCTACGACGGGCAGTAGTATTTACTACGTCTCGTAGTATGCACAGCCTGGGGGTTACTGGTGGACGCGTTGGACGTCGCCCGCTGGCAGTTCGGTGTCACCACCGTCTACCACTTTCTCTTCGTGCCGCTGACCATCGGCCTGTCCGTGCTGGTGGCGATCCTGCAGACGATGTGGCACCGCACCGGCGACGAGAAGTACCTGAAGCTCACCAAGTTCTACGGCAAGCTCTTCCTGATCAACTTCGCGATGGGCGTGGTGACCGGCATCGTGCAGGAGTTCCAGTTCGGCATGAACTGGAGCGACTACTCGCGCTTCGTCGGCGACATCTTCGGCGCCCCCCTGGCCATCGAGGCGCTGGTCGCGTTCTTCCTCGAGTCGACCTTCATCGGCCTGTGGATCTTCGGCTGGGACCGGCTGCCCAAGCGGCTGCACCTGGCCAGCATCTGGGCCGCCGCCATCGGCACGAACCTCAGCGCGTACTTCATCCTCGCGGCGAACTCGTTCATGCAGAACCCGGTCGGCTACCGGATCAACCCCGAGACCGGCCGCGCCGAACTCACCGACTTCGTGGCCGTACTGACCAACAAGGTCGCCCTGATCACCTTCCCGCACACGATCGCCGGCGCGTTCCTGGTCGCCGGCTCGCTGCTGGTCGCCGTCGCCATGTGGCACCTGGTACGCAACCGCGACTCCGCCGACACCCCCGCCTACCGATTCGCCGCGAAGTTCGGCTCCTGGGTCACCCTGGTCTCCGCCGCCGCCGTCGCCATCACCGGCGACATCCAGGGCAAGATCATGACCGAGGTGCAGCCGATGAAGATGGCCGCCGCCGAGGGCCTCTACACCACCGAGTCGCCCGCCTCGTTCAGCGTCCTGACCGTCGGCAGCCTCGACGGCAGCCGCGAACTGTTCGCCCTCAAGATCCCGCACCTGCTGTCGTGGCTGGGCACCGGCGACCCCAACGGCACCGTGCACGGCATCAACGACCTGCAGGCCCAGTACGCCGCCCAGTACGGCGCCGGCAGCTACACCCCGATCATCCCGGTCACCTACTGGAGCTTCCGCTTCATGATCGGCTTCGGGATGGCCGCCGCCGCGATCGCCCTGCTGGTCCTCTGGAGCCAGCGCAAGGGCCGCACCCCCACCAACAAGTGGCTGCTGCGCGCCGGCCTGATCATGCCCCTGCTGCCCCTGGCCGCGAACTCCTTCGGCTGGATCTTCACCGAGATGGGCCGTCAGCCGTGGATCGTCTTCGGCGAGATGCTCACCCGCGACGGCGTGTCCCGCAGCGTCTCGCTGACCGAGGTGCTCACCTCGTTCACGGCCTTCACCCTGATCTACGCCACGCTCGCCGTGATCGAGGTCAAGCTGCTGCTGCGCTACGCCAAGGCCGGCGTGCCCGACGTGACGCCGAACCCCGAGATCGACGACAGCCACGACGACGCCGAGCGCCCGCTCGCCTTCGCCTACTGATCACCGGAGCCCCATCGTGGAACTCACCACCGTCTGGTTTCTGCTCGTCGCGGTCCTGTTCACCGGGTACTTCATCCTGGAGGGCTTCGACTTCGGCGTCGGCATGCTGCTGCCCGTGCTCGGCCGCGACGACCGGGAACGCCGCGTACTGATCAACACCATCGGCCCCGTCTGGGACGGCAACGAGGTGTGGCTGATCACCGCCGGCGGCGCCATGTTCGCCGCCTTCCCCGAGTGGTACGCCACCCTGTTCTCCGGCTTCTACCTGCCGCTGCTGCTGATCCTGCTGGCGCTGATCGCCCGGGGCGTGGCGTTCGAGTACCGCCACAAGCGCCCCGAGGCGTCCTGGAAGCGCCGCTGGGACACGGCGATCTTCGTCGGGTCGGTGGTGCCGGCCGTGCTGTGGGGAGTGGCGTTCGCCAACATCCTGCGCGGCGTGCCGCTGGACGCCGACCACGAGTACGTCGGCGGGCTGGTCGACCTGCTCAACCCGTACGCGCTGCTCGGTGGCGCGACCACCGCGGCGCTGTTCGTAACCCACGGCGCGGTGTTCATCGCGCTCAAGACCGTCGGCGACGTGCGCGATCGCGCCGGCGCGCTCGCGGTGCGCCTGGGCGTGGTCACCGCCGTGCTCGCCGTGGCGTTCCTGTCCTGGACGCTGACCATCCGTTCCAGCGCGGCCGCCGTGGTGTTCGCCGTCGGCGCGGCACTGGCCCTGCTCGGTGGCCTGGCCGCCGCCCGGGTACGCCGGGAGGGCTGGGCGTTCGCCGGCACCGCCGTGGCGATCGCCCTGGCCGTGGCGACGCTGTTCGCGGCGTTGTTCCCGAACGTGCTGCCCTCGACCCTCGACGCCGCCGGCACGCTGACCGCCACCAACGCCGCCTCCACCCCCTACACCCTGAAGATCATGACCTGGGTGGCGGTGGTGTTCACCCCGATCGTGCTGGCCTACCAGGGCTGGACGTACTGGGTGTTCCGCAAGCGCATCGGGGTGGCCCACATCCCGCAGCACTGACCCGCCCCCGTCGGGTGGCGGCGGGTCCCGCCGCCGCCACCCGCACCCCGGGCCGCCGGGGCGACGCGGACGTCCGGGATCCCTCCCCGCCAGCGTCGGCGGGGGAGACGGCAGCAGGAGTCGTGGGCCAAGCCAACAATTGCGGTAGGGTCACGCCATGTTCCACACCGGCGAGCAGGAGCCACCCAGCCGGCTGCGCACCACCCCGAGCTGGCTGCTGACCCAGACCGCGGCCCACGCCAGCCGACTGGTCGGTGA harbors:
- a CDS encoding glycerophosphodiester phosphodiesterase, encoding MLTGHPYLDAPAPLAFAHRGGAAEGDENTVAAFARAVGLGYRYVETDVHGTADGVAVVFHDATLDRVTGEPGRIADLRWTDLASVRVGGAAVVPRLDEVLDAWPQVRFNIDVKADGGVEATVATIGRVEAGDRVLLASFSDARLARLRALTQGRIATSLGMRGVARLRMASLTGRPLRLPPSVVAAQVPVRYGRVPVVDRRFLRHAHRLGLQVHVWTIDEPAEMHELLDLGVDGIMTDHVGVLRDVYRSRGHWAA
- a CDS encoding lysophospholipid acyltransferase family protein, translated to MDTTRPTWQPPLIWRAALLLARVAVALLARLEVSGDVPEALRRGPLILAANHISPFDPIVLAAACRARGVAPRIMATGGLFRTPVIGAAMRRAGHIRVDRGTAAVGQALDDAAAAVSGGSVILVYPEGRIGLDPGMWPERGKTGTARLALACGAPVIPVAQWGSHEVVPYRAPKGLLRGLARAVWRRPALRVHFGAPVELADLTHGAPGAARRATDRIVDAITDALVPLRPDEPDRPRHVDPGRPTDTSRSHRRHRSA
- a CDS encoding cytochrome ubiquinol oxidase subunit I gives rise to the protein MDALDVARWQFGVTTVYHFLFVPLTIGLSVLVAILQTMWHRTGDEKYLKLTKFYGKLFLINFAMGVVTGIVQEFQFGMNWSDYSRFVGDIFGAPLAIEALVAFFLESTFIGLWIFGWDRLPKRLHLASIWAAAIGTNLSAYFILAANSFMQNPVGYRINPETGRAELTDFVAVLTNKVALITFPHTIAGAFLVAGSLLVAVAMWHLVRNRDSADTPAYRFAAKFGSWVTLVSAAAVAITGDIQGKIMTEVQPMKMAAAEGLYTTESPASFSVLTVGSLDGSRELFALKIPHLLSWLGTGDPNGTVHGINDLQAQYAAQYGAGSYTPIIPVTYWSFRFMIGFGMAAAAIALLVLWSQRKGRTPTNKWLLRAGLIMPLLPLAANSFGWIFTEMGRQPWIVFGEMLTRDGVSRSVSLTEVLTSFTAFTLIYATLAVIEVKLLLRYAKAGVPDVTPNPEIDDSHDDAERPLAFAY
- the cydB gene encoding cytochrome d ubiquinol oxidase subunit II, coding for MELTTVWFLLVAVLFTGYFILEGFDFGVGMLLPVLGRDDRERRVLINTIGPVWDGNEVWLITAGGAMFAAFPEWYATLFSGFYLPLLLILLALIARGVAFEYRHKRPEASWKRRWDTAIFVGSVVPAVLWGVAFANILRGVPLDADHEYVGGLVDLLNPYALLGGATTAALFVTHGAVFIALKTVGDVRDRAGALAVRLGVVTAVLAVAFLSWTLTIRSSAAAVVFAVGAALALLGGLAAARVRREGWAFAGTAVAIALAVATLFAALFPNVLPSTLDAAGTLTATNAASTPYTLKIMTWVAVVFTPIVLAYQGWTYWVFRKRIGVAHIPQH